The following nucleotide sequence is from Solanum dulcamara chromosome 7, daSolDulc1.2, whole genome shotgun sequence.
TCTCTTGAAGACGCTTGTGAAAGGTGCTTTCTTGTGGCCTCTTACGattaattttcataatttaggggaatttgaccatgaaaattgcgagtaaatgaaaaaaagtagtttttattttcaaagtgaaaaatgatatttgaaaattggAGTTATGTTTTGGGCCTGAAATATAAATTGGActtcattttgattttttgtgaGTAATTTGGAGTGAAAAACAACTTTTTGGTAAAAAAGAAATTCATGGTCAAACGCCCCCTAGGTTTACTGCATATTGGACATCTATGTTTTTCTGTTCTCAGTGGGATAATACcgagtatgttgttgtatatttttcTGTTCTCACGATATTCAAAATGTCTATTTGTACAGCTTCTGTAATTTTAACTGATCCATGGGAACTTAAAGGCTTCCAAATTCATCCCCATGTTTAGAAATGTTCAGAAAAGAATATTATAGGGAGTACGACAAGGCAAAGATATGAGTAGGTATTTCCATATTCCAGTTACATGCTTTAGTACCATTTGAACTTTAATATGCAATTAGGGATAGGTTCTAAAACAACAGTGCGTGAAAATGGAGGTAGGCTTCCAGCTTTGCTAGAGTCCCCTGTTCTTCATATGAGCAAATATCCAATAGCAGAGTAGGTCTGCTCTGTATAGTCTAGGAATATATTGCAGTTACATTATAAAGAATGTGTAGTAGAATGTGTAGTATACTTATATCCGTTAATGGTTATACCTTGTTATATTGTAGCAGGTGTAATTTGTAGGTCGTGTCTATTCTTATTAGTATGCTCATTATGCTAAACAGGTGGTTTTTGCTGTTTAATATGAAGATCCAAGAAGAGTAACCTCCATAGCCCTTTGAAgtgccctttttttttaattagtcaCAAGTTTAAAAAAGGCATATGTATGTATTTGATCTATTTATCATACCCCCACCCCCTCTCCCCGAAAAGAGATAATAATGTGTGAGGTTGGAGCAATGTGGTTTCAAAAAATTAAGCATGACTCACTCCCAGATTAGTCATTCGCTATATCAATCCCTATATCAATAATCAGAAGATTCATTATAGTTAGACTATGTCACCCCATCAAGTGGATTATGGCACTTGAGAATAATGTGAGAAATTGGAGCACGCGGTGTCAATAAATTAAACATGACTCACTCCCAGATTAGATTAGTTATTGGCTGTACCAATCCCTATATCAATATTCAGAGGATTCATTATAGTTTGACTATATGTCACCAATCAAGTGGATTATGGCACTTGATAAACCTGCCTGTTGATTGTGTTCATTTGTGGTTTTTCTATAAggtgaagtttttttttttctttttttaaatggaattctatttttttgtttcatttttggtgtaaagaggCCCTTTGCAGAAGATGTTGATTCTGTAATTGACATTATTGGGTCACTGTAACCAGTCCAGTAATAGGTTTTTTGTTTTGGGGGGTTTCTGTGACTATGTTTCACTCAGCAGAGTCTGTGTGCTGAGGGATGCTCTTTTGATATAAAATCTACTGCCTTCTTCCGGGAAAAAAAACCAACTACAGTCATCGAGAAGTACATGCTGAACCCTTTAAATACTCCTAAATATTCACTATGTAGCAGAAGAATCACTGAACTCCCTCTGATGACCGTATGATATCAACATCTTTGCACCTATTTAAATTAGTTTCAAGCTTTAATAGGCATAAGAGGATGTATTTAACATACTTTTATGTAgtgcttttttcttttttcatgagCAGTCCAGATGAAATATAAATAGGTCTTAAAAGTGTGTAAATTGCTTGAAAACCGGTGTTTAACTTTGAACATCCTCAGCTGTCTTTCTCTTCATACTTGATCTAATTGCAATAAAGAAGCAGAGCTCCTACTCTTCCTTTTGTTATTCTATCCTTACATTCTCTACCTTCTCATTTTCTATCTCCTTCTTTTAGAAGGGATGATATAGATAACTGTTTAAAGGACTCTTTTATTTGATGGAGAGATGGGGCTCTAGGGCTTAGTTCAAGTGACAAAGTTTGAGGGACTTATGCCTTAGGTCACAAATATGAGTCCTGCACTATGTGAACTAAGCCtagtatttaagtggagaaagGGAAGGGGTCGGCCCATTACCCTCGAGTTTTGAAGGCTGCAGTTGGTCCTAAGGTTTGGCCCAAACTGATTTCACGGtcataaaaataaagatttgaCAGAAAGACGTCTGAATTTTTTTAATGTGAATTTTTAGTGTTTCATCgtcgttttttttttcctttttaattataAGTTCACCATAGAATGGTTTGTCTAATGCTTGCCATTCACAGCTTTATCTCCCAATGACTACTTAAGCACTGCAATGAATCAACGATGATTATTCAATCAAAGAAAACCAACTCCATCTTTCTTTGTTAGAAAGTGTAGttatatttttgagaaaggtaAAAGTGTGTTGATCATCAGCACAACCTTTGTGCGGAAGCCATATTTATAATTGCAACAACAAAAGTGTGGCCTTGTTCTTCTTACAAGGCTTGTAGAAATTCTAATAGAGTTTCAGCTTCCTCTATATAGTTTTCTTTACTCTAAAAATGAAGTAGCAACACACAATTAGAAAGTCTAGTATTTCTTGCTCAGATGTACATTTCCGAGGAGTGTTAACATGAAAAAGGACTCCAAAGTCCAAACTTTTGTTTCATGAGAGATGGTTCTGTGACTTATAAAAAGAACATTTGTACatagttttattttctttgcttCAGTTCATAGAAGTAGACAGGGCCATGAGAACCTATGTCTCTATAGCCAGCTTTATTGGTTGTCAAAAGCTACTCCTGACCAGGTAATCTTAAGACTAGATCCCATGTTTCACATTGTAGTATAAATGTATAATCTGTTGATGGTTGTACCAACTAATAAGATCTTAgctgttcttttctttttattttgctgAAATTAGTATGTGGATTACCTATCAAAAAGTTTAATATAAAAAGCATCTCGCCTATGGTATTGACTTCAGATTTTTTTCttgtgtcatttttttttttaggctTCTGCCTTACCATGTGGTGGCAGACTATGAAGCAGAGGAGGATGATAAGATCCTTGATTCAGACACTAGTGGCCAAATGCTTTCTCGTTCACAGCAGTGGGATCACAACATTGCTGTGAAAGTTGCAGAGTTTACTGCAACATTTGAGAAACAAGTGCTTGCGTTTAATATAATTTCCCGCAAGAGAGATGTTGGAGAATTCCGGACTGAGGAGAAACTCATGTTAGAGCAGTTACTGTTGCATGAAGAGAGGAGATGCCTGCTTGAATTGAGAGCAGAGATGGAGGCAAGGCAAAAGATGGGTCGAGAGACTAATGATCCTAATTTGCAAATGGCAGCTCTTGTTCATGCAGAACAAGCTCGTGCTGAATCACAAGCTCGTGCTGAGATGATGAACCGAGCACCAATACGAGCTAGTGCACTTGGGCCTAGGGGGAGCAATATCCAAATGGGTAATGATGTCGGTGAGCACGGACAGGAAGTTTGCCCTGATGAAATGATCAACGGTTGGGCCAACAATGGACATAAAGACGAAAAGGAACCATCTGAGGACTTTTTGAATGATGAAGAAACTGATAATGGAGATATAGGTACACAGAGTGAGTGGCGTGGAGGTGAGGAGTTGGATCTGAACACTAGATGAATCATAGACCTATCAGTgtttagcattttccatgtgaAAAGTGAATGTTTGTGTCAAAGTTTATCCCACCATTTACTTTGGTGCATTCTGTAACTGATTCTACACTTGAAAGTTGGGAGAAGCTCGCCTATTAAGATTTAGGATGACTGAAGATAGTTTTATTGTGTGTACTCTGGAAATGAGTTATGTCAAATCTTTCTGTGatctacaagaaaaaaaattatatcactCCTGATATCCAGATACGCCAAAGCTGCATTTCTGGTGAAAATGGTATGCTAATGCAACCTTCTCTGGTTATATCAGTCAAAGAGACTTGTGTTCTACTATTAGGATTTGGCACATCCGATGATGAACCCCCACTGCTTCTCCCCTTTCCCCTTGACAGTCATTACTTTGTCGATAACGTAATTAACCAGTTTGACATCCGGAGTGCAAAGAACGATTTGACCTGCACGGTGTTCTCTTTTTTAGAAGCTAAGTGAAAGAAACACATCTTTTTTGGAGTGGGTCGTGTGGTGTATGTTTCTTTATGGAAAATGCATGGAAATTGAACCACTGTTTTCTTTTTTGTCTGTACACCTGCACGGACCAAAGCTCTATTTACAGATTCTTCTGTATAGTTACCAGAATTGTCAGCCAATGAAATAGTCATATCCCTGAAAACACGGGTTACTATTCAAGAACACAAGCTTAAAAGATGAATGAGTACGAACAGCAAAGAATTATTATTCCTCTCCATGACTCTCGACAACAGCTTCATGGGTTGCAGCAGTGCCCAAACTCGTACTACGTATCTTTGACTGTGTAATCGACCACTTCAGATTAGAAGTACACATTGGAAAAGAGAGAACAGTGATCAATGTTGTTTGCATGATATTCAAGTCTGCGTTTCGGGTTGAATGGAGAAGTAGCTAAGGGTTGGGCTTTTGTAGTATGTATGACTAATCCATCGTCTTTCGGGTTGGATGGAGAACCATTATTTAGCAAGATTCATAGATTAACAATAACGTAAACCTATCAAGTTGTTTGTTTTTTCGCACCTCATTCACTATAGTACGCCTTGCTACTAAAAGTTATAACGCCGTATACAATATGCAAGGAAACTAATTTGACATTGCTGTTTGACCTAAAAATAACTTCAGATTGCATTTTATGGAGATCACTTTGACTCTCATTTGTCTTGTGAATGCTAGTCCCCATGGAATCAGAAACAACCATAGGAGTTAACACTGTCAAAGATCAGTTTGCTCATTGCATCTGAATTCACGTACTTTAACCACCTTCCTCTACTATTATGTTAGCATAGTTTCTCTTTCACAAGAGGTTTCATCGACAGGCAACTATCATCAGTATATAACCAGTGagattttaagtttaaagatttcaacgaacattcaaattcaaaaacttCAAGCTTTATTCAGACATTAGCCGTTCAGTTCGTAGCACGTCCTTTTCCCTTTTACAACCACGAAGCGTGATTGATCCAATCCATACTAATTTAACGAAATATTAGTAGTAATCAGAAAACACAAGCTAACAGACACAACATCACAACACTGAAAAATATTTCTACTTTCATCGTTCTCGTGTATAACAAGTATGCAGTATGCAGGTAACATCAAATATAAAtcttctccaattttccttTACTTTCTGCATGTAAAAAGTTAGCTCACAGAAAGCAACATAAATGACCCCCAGTTGTATATAATGGAAGTTAGCTCTAAGAAAGCCTCCACGATCCATTGAAATCTTGATCAATCAATATTGCTCAGAATAGTTGCATCAGCTTCGGCCATTGAACTATGCAATAACATACTGGCCTTACTCATCAATTTAATTTCATAGCAGCAAATGATGCTGCAATATCCATTGCCTCGTCAACTTTTGATATATCAGTTGCCTGAAAGGAAAGAAATTTAACCATCATGAGTACAATAGTAACAAGCAATGGATAAGCAACGGAAGCAATTAAAGCAAAAGATGAATGTCAAGTTTGACAATTTCACAACGCACATTATGTGCTTCTGTTTCTTTTCCACTAAAGGGCTTGAGATGTATGCAATGCAACCATCACAAGTAGTAACATATCAGTTTTTAAATGAACCTGCCTTTTGCAGTGTGCAAATATTTACACTAATACTGATAATATGCAACTATTCTAAGAGCGAAAAATAGTCCGTCCAAGATGAATTCCCAACTTTTTCTTCTACAACTATAGAAATAAACACTATGaaagtaattcaaaaatgagaTGATGCAAACCTGGCCTTGGGCGAGACCACCTTTTCCTCCTCCACCCTTACCTCCCAAGGGCTTCAAAGCTGCATTCAACCATTCTTTAACATTCAACTGCTGGCACTTGTCACCTTTCTCAGGGACACCAGCACAGACCAACACTTTGTTTGCAGCTTCATCTTTGCTAAATACCAGAACTGCCATACCCTGTTCAGACAATGAAACATTCATGACTTTTACATATAAATTACAAATTTTTGAGGAGAATAAAGGCACAAGTTTAGCATGTATGAGCAAATAACCTTCTGCTCCATGACTTTGACAACTGCTTCACGGACTGCAGCAGTGTCCAAACCCACGCCAATCTGCAAGATGCAGTATGCTTTTCCACCAGAAGCTGCAGCTTCAGCCATTTCTGAGGCAGCTTTAACGGCTTTTTGTATATTCTCTGCAGCTATCTTCTTTTTGgcctttataacttgattctgAAGAAATCATCAGATATTACTTTTCTTTCCTAAGCAATTTCATTCACCTTCGACCACAACAGTAACAAATCCATACCTGGAGAACAGAGAGTTTGGCCTTGAGATCAGTTTTCATAACAGTGGGAATTTGTGCCCTCTCCACGGTAGCATTCAAAGAAGTTACTTTCTGAAATTAAGAAGTTGATGGATGAATTCATCAGCGAAGGAACAACAGTAGCAGTAAGAACAAGGATCAGCAAAGATTGAAAGAGCTTTGGATCAACTTGAATTGACCAAGATTAAAGAACAAAAAGATGCTTGGCTGAATAGATTAGCCCAGAAACTATCCAGCTCCACGACATCCTAAGGAGGAAGATACAGTGCAGGGGAGCAATTATAAGAAATACATGACTGGAATAAAGTACATTTTACTAACAGCTCTGCCACATTAAGTTCTTTACTTCAGTGTCAATGAATCAAAGAAGACATGCATTTCTACAACTAGGTTTCTTTTTGTTCAATATGAGTAGTTAATTAAAGAAGATCTATAACTATGTAGCAGAACTGCTGAATGAACGAATCATTAAATAGGGAGCACGACAGCCCAAGCAGGAAGATACAGTGCAGGGGatcaaatttaagaaataaatgaaataataaaagaCACATtgtgaaacaaaaaaaagataGGAAACAGTCCAATATCTTATTCCCTCTCCACCAGGAAACAAAAACAGTCGAGAAACACCCCTGCAGAATATAACAATTCAGGACGAGAACCGCTGTACAATGTGAAAGTACAATTTGGTAAGTTCACAAATATGATTATTATCAGGCCACGTAAAGTTGTGAATTATGGAACTTTAATAAAAATTAGGACAAACATCTAGTCTCAAGTAAATAGATGCACAATCTTACGGAATGATGATACTACCATGGCATAAGCATCAGAACCAATTGGGTTGGATGAACACTAAAGTGATGGATGAGTTTGATGAACACTATAGTTTGCCAACGTGAACACAAATTATTTGTATCAAGGACTTCATAGCACTACTTTTTGTAAGAATTAGTAGTTAGCTCTATTATATGTTGTCGGGCTGTTCAAAAATGTCAATGGGTGCATGgcggattctccaaaagtagtgtatttttggagaatctaGCGGGCGTGGCATCGAAAGTGAAGAGTCCGCACAACTTAGGCGCTATTACCAATCAATTTCACTTCAAATCATCACGGCCAAAAAAAATCACATCAACAACTTTAATCCTCAATGATTAAAACAACTCTTCAGGTTGTTTTACTTGGATGCACGTTTTTCAGGAAAGTTAAATGATTATAACACCTGGTTTTAGCAAATAAAAGAACTTTAATTCCTGGCAAGGATAGAGACCAAATAAAACTCAGATTTTACAGGTTCAATAAGAGTTGGCTACGCAAGCACTAACCTCTTCTAGAAAGCTATCATCTGTCTGGAATGCTTCATTTACTTTCTGTTCGAGTGAGGATGCCAAATCTGTGGCCTCAAAAGCACGATATGTTGTGACAGCAGTGACCCTTCGGATTCCCTTGGCAATTCCCTCCTCAGACATCAGAGCAAATGCCTTAGCCTCTCTTGTATTAGAAATGTGTGTTCCTAAGTATCCATAAAACAGTCATAGGAACAGATCATAATGCATTAATGTACTCCCACAAATAGCATTagagaataaaaga
It contains:
- the LOC129895579 gene encoding uncharacterized protein LOC129895579; protein product: MEEAKALAQQQLMMQQQQQQQQQQQLLLLQQFQRQKQQQQQDAMARFPSNIDVHLRPQQLLHRPLTPLQSQNPNPNPNPNPSSSNNPSSQIPNQQNPGTTQQQQQQQQQQQQQKMTRVAPESNRVELQMAYQDAWRVCHPDFKRPFTSLEDACERLLPYHVVADYEAEEDDKILDSDTSGQMLSRSQQWDHNIAVKVAEFTATFEKQVLAFNIISRKRDVGEFRTEEKLMLEQLLLHEERRCLLELRAEMEARQKMGRETNDPNLQMAALVHAEQARAESQARAEMMNRAPIRASALGPRGSNIQMGNDVGEHGQEVCPDEMINGWANNGHKDEKEPSEDFLNDEETDNGDIGTQSEWRGGEELDLNTR